In Anopheles arabiensis isolate DONGOLA chromosome 2, AaraD3, whole genome shotgun sequence, the genomic window CTTATAACGATATGATAGAACACAATTAACAATTTCCTAAACCGAAAAGATGTATAAGACAAATTGCATCCCGTAAATAACAAATATTCATTTTTGAACATAAGGATGTAATGGAAATTTGGGATGTTGTCTTCGTTCGAAACGAAAATGTTACCTCCATCGTTCACTTACCTCGTATGATCCGAAGTAGTTTCTTTCTTGTAATGACTGATTCGTTGCTTTTTGGCAGTGGGAGTAGAACCAACTTCTTCACTGCCCGCAAGCACAGCTCGTTTGCTACCCGATTGAGGACTATTCCCGTTATGTGTACTAGAAGGACTCTGACCAGAAGTTGATGAGCCACCGTCTGAGCTAAGAGGAGGCGTCAAGTTTTGTGGCCTCCTCCTGTAAAAGAACCAACCAAACAATATCGTTAATATCCACTCTACGACACCTATTTACACGAATTCACACTATGCCGTACCGTTTTACGGCTTGTCGATCTTGTTCAGAATAAAACGGCCAATCATCCTGTACTTCATTCCATATGTTCCGATGCAGTATAAGAACTCCGTCTCGGGTGCTGGATATGGTTTTTAGTATCTGCTGAGTACATTTCATCTCTTCCTTACGGACTCCatcttttgtaaaaaaaaaaacaagaaatgtGAATTTTTATCTAAAATTATTCCAAGGGAACCCAAAACATACCTTGCTGCAGTTTTACAACCAACTCTGGCCGTTTGTATGGCTTCAATGCTAGCATATGAATAAGACGTTCTCTGTGTTTCGAAACAAATATAATTAGTAACATATACATTTTGCATCTCCAATTGTGTCTCATTGATTATTGATAACTTACTTTATGTTGCATTTCATGTAATCTGGATTCGCAGCCTTTGGCCTTCCATTCGCTACCCTACTCTGAGAGTTTCCATTCTCAGACAGCTTCGGtacgtgttgctgctgcgaatTAGGCGGATCATGAACGGTATGCTGATATCCTGGTTTCGCCTGCACAGGAGGCAGTTGAGTTGGTGGTTGTGACtgatgattgttttgttgaagCAGATGCTGCGATTGTGGCTGTTGTTGCAGAGGTTGCTgttgcagttgttgttgagactgtagttgttgttgggaCGACTGATGCAGACCGTTAGTTTTAGCTAGTTTTGGTGATGTTGCTAGGTTGTTATAACTATTAACACTATTATTAGATGATAGCTGGCTTGCTGCTACGGAGGATGTCTTATTCACAGAATTGTTGCTATAGATAGAATCacgtttgtttacaactgCTGTATTATTACTAGGAATGTTACGGATGGCTGGGTTTTTTAACTTCACTTTACGCCCAATATCTGTTTGATTAGGTTTGATTTCCCTAGTGCTGgaacgataataaatgaataataaaacattattgatcAAATATTATAGATGCAAATAATTGTCATGAAATTCATTACAAATTATATCACATAAAGTACATTCAATAGTTTCTCTAATTCATGATTTTTCCTAACAATAGGCACCATTTTGGAAATAGTATATTTGTTGGGTTTTAAATCGTGCCGAACCAAATTGTTTGTAAGCAATATTCAACAAAACCTGCCGCAATTTACCATTGACCTACTTTTCAGAATCTTCGgcgatttttatttcttactCTGCTTTCCCATCGCCCAAGCTTTTGCGTGTTCACTACACCTGAAGGACAACCGCGTGATGTTAGAT contains:
- the LOC120898339 gene encoding RNA polymerase II elongation factor Ell isoform X4, with amino-acid sequence MAALCAGSYGLSQQGSLNDENKELIFVKLTDSALRAIEEFQRTQAKLGTSHNPSIQFLQNGQGFLSFPSGGNNVQKFNFSITDIDTGSIECIQQAQGQLQNMGHIPHKMRIHANDDVYETTRHRLAAAEENQKNKCTREIKPNQTDIGRKVKLKNPAIRNIPSNNTAVVNKRDSIYSNNSVNKTSSVAASQLSSNNSVNSYNNLATSPKLAKTNGLHQSSQQQLQSQQQLQQQPLQQQPQSQHLLQQNNHQSQPPTQLPPVQAKPGYQHTVHDPPNSQQQHVPKLSENGNSQSRVANGRPKAANPDYMKCNIKERLIHMLALKPYKRPELVVKLQQDGVRKEEMKCTQQILKTISSTRDGVLILHRNIWNEVQDDWPFYSEQDRQAVKRRRPQNLTPPLSSDGGSSTSGQSPSSTHNGNSPQSGSKRAVLAGSEEVGSTPTAKKQRISHYKKETTSDHTSRRGITDSRDSSNMNPRSREQDDHKNHHHHNHHQHHHHHSIRSSHYYGNQFTRITSVEQRRRYKTEFDNEYKEYRRLHEVLENASRKFAQYEDDLSHEPKDTQRYKEIQLKILKEYERSFKNVKFQQDKERFNYLHKKLSHIKLLVRDYDTSITNGSCRPQENY
- the LOC120898339 gene encoding RNA polymerase II elongation factor Ell isoform X5 translates to MAALCAGSYGLSQQGSLNDENKELIFVKLTDSALRAIEEFQRTQAKLGTSHNPSIQFLQNGQGFLSFPSGGNNVQKFNFSITDIDTGSIECIQQAQGQLQNMGHIPHKMRIHANDDVYETTRHRLAAAEENQKNKCTREIKPNQTDIGRKVKLKNPAIRNIPSNNTAVVNKRDSIYSNNSVNKTSSVAASQLSSNNSVNSYNNLATSPKLAKTNGLHQSSQQQLQSQQQLQQQPLQQQPQSQHLLQQNNHQSQPPTQLPPVQAKPGYQHTVHDPPNSQQQHVPKLSENGNSQSRVANGRPKAANPDYMKCNIKERLIHMLALKPYKRPELVVKLQQDGVRKEEMKCTQQILKTISSTRDGVLILHRNIWNEVQDDWPFYSEQDRQAVKRRRPQNLTPPLSSDGGSSTSGQSPSSTHNGNSPQSGSKRAVLAGSEEVGSTPTAKKQRISHYKKETTSDHTRNQFTRITSVEQRRRYKTEFDNEYKEYRRLHEVLENASRKFAQYEDDLSHEPKDTQRYKEIQLKILKEYERSFKNVKFQQDKERFNYLHKKLSHIKLLVRDYDTSITNGSCRPQENY
- the LOC120898339 gene encoding RNA polymerase II elongation factor Ell isoform X3, producing the protein MAALCAGSYGLSQQGSLNDENKELIFVKLTDSALRAIEEFQRTQAKLGTSHNPSIQFLQNGQGFLSFPSGGNNVQKFNFSITDIDTGSIECIQQAQGQLQNMGHIPHKMRIHANDDVYETTRHRLAAAEENQKNKCTREIKPNQTDIGRKVKLKNPAIRNIPSNNTAVVNKRDSIYSNNSVNKTSSVAASQLSSNNSVNSYNNLATSPKLAKTNGLHQSSQQQLQSQQQLQQQPLQQQPQSQHLLQQNNHQSQPPTQLPPVQAKPGYQHTVHDPPNSQQQHVPKLSENGNSQSRVANGRPKAANPDYMKCNIKERLIHMLALKPYKRPELVVKLQQDGVRKEEMKCTQQILKTISSTRDGVLILHRNIWNEVQDDWPFYSEQDRQAVKRRRPQNLTPPLSSDGGSSTSGQSPSSTHNGNSPQSGSKRAVLAGSEEVGSTPTAKKQRISHYKKETTSDHTRPNLTPNAQESEDGVSLSYSLVSNDVAKRIESSVCDAEAEREPFDTGYLDGAQQMNGGGEDDFVNQFTRITSVEQRRRYKTEFDNEYKEYRRLHEVLENASRKFAQYEDDLSHEPKDTQRYKEIQLKILKEYERSFKNVKFQQDKERFNYLHKKLSHIKLLVRDYDTSITNGSCRPQENY